One Stratiformator vulcanicus genomic window, CTCGGCCTGCTCGCGACGCAGGCGGCCGTCGCGTTGGAAAACGCTCAGGAACGCGAAGACCTCGTTCGCAGCCGCGAATCACTGGCTGAACAGGTCACCAGCGGCGTCCGGCTGATCGGCGTGAGCGCCGCGATCACGGGGATTCGCGCGACCGTGGAGAGATTGGCTGAGACCGATTTGCCGGTGTTGATCCTCGGCGAAAGCGGTACTGGTAAGGAGGTCGTTGCGCAAAGCCTGCACTTCGGCGGGGCAAGACGCGACCACCCTTTCGTGGCAGTGAATTGCGCGGCGCTGGCGGAGTCGCTACTGGAAAGCGAACTGTTCGGTCACGAACGGGGAGCCTTCACCGATGCGCGAGAAGCTCGGGCGGGGAAATTTGAACTGGCCGACGGCGGGACGTTATTTCTCGATGAGATCGGCGACATGAGTCTCGGCGGGCAGGCCAAATTACTACGGGTGTTGGAGCAGAAGGTCATCACCCGTGTGGGCGGTGCGGGCACAATTCCCGTCAACGTCCGTATTGTCGCGGCGACGAACGCCAACCTGCCGGAATTAGTCCGCACCAAAAAGTTTCGAGAGGACCTCTATTATCGCCTCAGTGTCGTCACTCAGCAGTTGCCTCCCCTGCGGGACCGGGCCGAAGATATTATCCCGCTCGCGGAGTTTTTTCTAAAGGAATTTTGCCAGCAAAGCCGCCGGCCAAGATTGGGTCTTTCGGCCGACGCGAAGAAACGCTTGCAGGCTCACCACTGGCCCGGCAATGTGCGCGAGCTCCGCAACCTGATGGAGCGGGTCGCCTTTCTCGCCGCGGGAGAGAAAGTTGTGCCGGAGGACCTCGCCTTCATTCTGGCCCCGGAGCCTGACATCGGCCTCGAACCCTCGGCCGACTTCGGGCTGTCCGAAGCGACGAAAGAGTTTCAGGTCGAGTTCATCCGCCGCGGCATAAAGCGCGTCCGCGGCAATATGAGTGAGGCGGCTCGGCTGCTGGGGCTGCACCGTTCCAATCTTTATCGCAAGATGCGGCAGCTCGGAATGGAAGTGGATGAGGAAGAGTGAAACGCTCAGCCGTGCAGGCACTCCATTCATAATTAGTCCGAACTTTTTCGCAGATATAAGAAAGCATGAAACGCTCGCTCATTCTCATTGCCCTGTTGGGAATTGCCTTGGGAGGCTGTGCGCCGCGGGATACTCCGCAATCGGATGGCGCGGAGAAAACTACGTCGCTGACCTTGCAGCTCAATTGGTACCCGGAGGCAGAGCACGGCGGATACTACGCGGCTGATGTCGAAGGCTATTACAAAGAGGCGGGATTGGACGTTCAGATTCTGCCGGGTGGATCGGGCGTGCCGGTCGTGCAGAAAGTGGCTGCCGGCCAAGCTGACTTCGGCGTGGCGAATGCGGACCGCGTGCTGCTCTTAAGAGCGCAAGAGGCCGATGTCATCGCGATCATGGCGCCTCTGCAAGACAGCCCGCGTTGCCTGATGGTCCGCTCCGACGCCGAAGTGGAGTCTTTTAGCGATCTCGCCGGCTATACGATCGCCATGGGGAGTGAACCTTACAGTGACTTCTTAAGAAACGGCGTTTTGCCAGCCGACGTTTCCATCGTCCCTTATAACGGCGGCGTCACGCAATTCGTCGCTCGCAACAAGAACTTCGCTCAACAGGGCTATAGTTTCAGCGAACCCTATTTCGCACAGCAGGAAGGCGTTGAGCCGAAGCTGTTGATGGTGTCGGAGACGGGGTTTAATCCTTACACGAGTTGCCTCATTGTTTCACGCGCATTCGCCGAGGAAAATCCCGACGTTGTTAGGAACATGGTCGCGGCCTCTATTGACGGTTGGCAGGCCTACCTGAAATCACCGGAAGAGACGAATCAACTTATCTTGCAGGAGAACTCGGAGTTAACACCTGAGATTCTTCGGTTCGGCGTCAATGCGATGAAGCCACTTTGCGTGCCGGAAGGATCAAAGAAGTCCGACTTCGGCACGATGGATGCGGGCCGGTGGGCGAATCTAAGGGAGCAAATGACTCAATCCGGATCACTCGATAGCAATTCGGATGAACTCGGGGCCGGGTTCTCATTAGAATTTCTACCGAACACGCGACCCGGCGATTGAGAGGCTAACATGGCTCTTGAGTTTCGCGAGGTTGAATCACTATCGGGACGGGGAGTGCGGTTTGAAATCCGTTCCAATGATTCTGCTATCACTCGGCTCGAATTCTTACAACGACTTGTCGATTGCGAGGAACTCCGTGCCGGATTGACCACGACGCTTGCGGAAATCCAATACTCAGCTTTTCGCTGGGAATCCTTGCCGGTCAATAAGTCGTTGGCGGATCGGCCGTTCGAATTTGTACTACTCGATTCGCCTTCACTGAATCGCCAGCCCGATGCGAGTGCCTTTCAGGAATATTTTCGGTCGAATGGCGAAAGTCATTCTCAAGACAAGGTGCCGTCAGCCGTATCATTTAAGAATGTGGGTGGTGATGCGACCATGATTGTGCCGACGCCGCTTTGCCCGCCGGACGCCTACACCCATCTTGCGAGGTTCGTACGCAGGGCGCCGTCGGAGCAGGTTGATGAGTTGTGGTGTGTCGTGGGCCAAACGATGCTCAATCAAATCGATGCTGAGCCGGACCGCCATTTTTGGCTCAGCACGGCCGGGATGGGGGT contains:
- a CDS encoding ABC transporter substrate-binding protein; protein product: MKRSLILIALLGIALGGCAPRDTPQSDGAEKTTSLTLQLNWYPEAEHGGYYAADVEGYYKEAGLDVQILPGGSGVPVVQKVAAGQADFGVANADRVLLLRAQEADVIAIMAPLQDSPRCLMVRSDAEVESFSDLAGYTIAMGSEPYSDFLRNGVLPADVSIVPYNGGVTQFVARNKNFAQQGYSFSEPYFAQQEGVEPKLLMVSETGFNPYTSCLIVSRAFAEENPDVVRNMVAASIDGWQAYLKSPEETNQLILQENSELTPEILRFGVNAMKPLCVPEGSKKSDFGTMDAGRWANLREQMTQSGSLDSNSDELGAGFSLEFLPNTRPGD
- a CDS encoding sigma-54 interaction domain-containing protein; this translates as MAVANAAWKTWSEAFPASGDWSSPIWLTDRLLSLAIDPEARQRGAYLQSALLDIAAEFGARGAAVWERRDDWVCLGQWGSVDPSIAPKSLFAEAIDRGAAGFEDGTLVVPLGREDSQRLLWLTGRGLSPELLAATIGVGRALSIGFRFAEITRSDELHADRLRTVLGMSAEFTRILETEPLLNAIAEAACDILHCDRASIFIWDKPQKEVIAKPAIGVPEATLRIPDNVGIVGSVLRSGERVRVDDAKTDTRFGSQVDKQTGYQTKTLLAEPMRNRAGEIIGVFEAINRLTGNFNDDDADLLGLLATQAAVALENAQEREDLVRSRESLAEQVTSGVRLIGVSAAITGIRATVERLAETDLPVLILGESGTGKEVVAQSLHFGGARRDHPFVAVNCAALAESLLESELFGHERGAFTDAREARAGKFELADGGTLFLDEIGDMSLGGQAKLLRVLEQKVITRVGGAGTIPVNVRIVAATNANLPELVRTKKFREDLYYRLSVVTQQLPPLRDRAEDIIPLAEFFLKEFCQQSRRPRLGLSADAKKRLQAHHWPGNVRELRNLMERVAFLAAGEKVVPEDLAFILAPEPDIGLEPSADFGLSEATKEFQVEFIRRGIKRVRGNMSEAARLLGLHRSNLYRKMRQLGMEVDEEE
- a CDS encoding DUF6940 family protein; the encoded protein is MALEFREVESLSGRGVRFEIRSNDSAITRLEFLQRLVDCEELRAGLTTTLAEIQYSAFRWESLPVNKSLADRPFEFVLLDSPSLNRQPDASAFQEYFRSNGESHSQDKVPSAVSFKNVGGDATMIVPTPLCPPDAYTHLARFVRRAPSEQVDELWCVVGQTMLNQIDAEPDRHFWLSTAGMGVAWLHIRIDTRPKYYGYEKFRSVES